A genomic window from Lycium barbarum isolate Lr01 chromosome 4, ASM1917538v2, whole genome shotgun sequence includes:
- the LOC132635960 gene encoding UDP-glycosyltransferase 74F2 translates to MEVMKNKKYGAHILALPYPSQGHINPMLQFCKRLVSKGLKTTLAITNFISNSMRPISGTVGIDTVSDGFDEGGYAEAESVAAYLECFEKIGSKTLADLIKKYEKTEFPITCIVYDAFMPWALDVAKEHGLIGACFFSQACAVNYIYYYVHHGKLMLPISSTPVKIPGLPELELRDMPSFIYVHGTYPAYFKLVLNQFTNVDKADYVFVNSFNKLEAEVADTMSKITALSTIGPMLPSFYMDNRVENDIEYDLNLFQVDASTINWLNTKPEGSVVYAAFGSMSTFDEKQMEEISWGLKATTSYFLWVVRTCDEEKIPKKFIEEIPSEKGLIIKWSPQLQVLSNKAIGCFFSHGGWNSTVEALSLGVPMVVMPLWTDQTTNAKFVQDVWSVGMRVKVNDKGIVGREEIEECVRTVLQGDKGKEMKKNALKWKDLAKEAVDVGGTSDKNIEEFVSKCIRQFDDE, encoded by the exons ATGGAGGTGATGAAAAACAAAAAGTATGGAGCTCATATTTTGGCACTTCCTTATCCAAGCCAAGGCCACATAAACCCTATGCTTCAATTCTGCAAACGTTTAGTCTCCAAAGGTCTAAAAACAACTTTAGCCATTACAAACTTCATTTCCAATTCCATGCGTCCAATTTCGGGTACCGTCGGTATCGACACGGTTTCTGATGGCTTCGATGAAGGCGGCTACGCTGAAGCTGAGAGCGTAGCCGCCTACCTCGAATGCTTTGAGAAAATCGGCTCAAAAACCCTAGCCGATCTTATCAAGAAATACGAAAAGACTGAGTTTCCTATAACTTGCATCGTTTATGATGCGTTCATGCCATGGGCTTTAGATGTAGCTAAAGAGCATGGCTTAATTGGAGCTTGCTTTTTTTCTCAAGCATGTGCTGTGAACTATATATACTATTATGTTCATCATGGAAAATTGATGTTGCCAATTTCTTCAACTCCTGTGAAGATTCCGGGATTGCCGGAGCTCGAACTTCGAGATATGCCTTCGTTCATTTACGTACATGGCACATATCCAGCCTATTTTAAGTTGGTATTGAATCAGTTTACGAATGTGGACAAAGCTGATTATGTATTTGTGAACTCATTCAACAAGTTGGAAGCAGAG GTGGCAGACACAATGTCAAAAATCACTGCATTATCGACCATAGGGCCAATGTTGCCGTCTTTCTATATGGACAATAGAGTTGAAAATGACATTGAATATGATCTCAATCTATTCCAAGTGGATGCTTCTACAATCAACTGGCTAAATACCAAACCAGAAGGATCTGTTGTTTATGCAGCTTTTGGTAGTATGTCCACCTTTGATGAGAAAcaaatggaagaaatttcttggGGATTAAAAGCAACAACTAGCTACTTTTTGTGGGTTGTTAGGACTTGTGATGAAGAAAAAATTCCGAAAAAATTCATTGAGGAAATTCCTTCAGAGAAAGGATTAATAATAAAGTGGAGTCCACAATTACAAGTGTTATCTAATAAGGCAATTGGGTGTTTTTTCTCACATGGTGGTTGGAATTCAACAGTTGAAGCATTGAGTCTGGGAGTGCCAATGGTGGTAATGCCACTATGGACTGATCAAACAACAAATGCAAAATTTGTACAAGATGTTTGGAGTGTAGGGATGAGAGTTAAAGTTAATGACAAAGGGATtgttggaagagaagaaattgaGGAATGTGTAAGGACAGTGTTACAAGGAGATAAAGggaaagaaatgaagaaaaatgCACTCAAATGGAAGGATTTAGCTAAGGAAGCTGTTGACGTAGGTGGAACGTCTGATAAAAATATTGAAGAATTTGTATCAAAATGTATTAGACAATTTGATGATGAGTGA